From one Streptomyces sp. N50 genomic stretch:
- a CDS encoding Trm112 family protein, which translates to MNPDDPLLKILACPLDKGPLHLLPTDALYNPRLRRRYPIVDGIPQLLPSSGEQVTDDAEHLELLKRMAP; encoded by the coding sequence ATGAACCCGGACGACCCGCTGCTGAAGATCCTGGCCTGCCCACTCGACAAGGGCCCGCTGCACCTGCTCCCCACGGACGCCCTCTACAACCCGCGCCTGCGCCGCCGTTACCCCATCGTCGACGGCATCCCGCAACTCCTGCCCTCGTCCGGCGAGCAAGTGACCGACGACGCCGAGCACTTGGAACTCCTCAAACGGATGGCCCCATGA
- a CDS encoding FkbM family methyltransferase has product MTSTSPGDPKDPTDPAPRTLTARLAPLLPTRLVAATARAVYPRFEPELARLTDLLPTDCGTAVDVGGWYGPWTHRLWRHAREVVTVEPVPHLARLLAAAAPAHARVIPAAASDRPGTARLWLPPDDEGDRGVSSLVRRDIHARAVHVQCVTLDGLGLREVGFIKIDVDGSELAVLHGATGLLTRDRPALFVELESRIQPIAPVVRYLSLLGYEGWVLPDRNRDWVRLADFPLEKHQARNLYVVSQGLLRRVLPFSRGPRYVNSVLFLADGRTPGVRPGVRPDVSAVRDDGSHARSEPSSPPLQPPRLPTRPAAPYGGPQPGPGRERPS; this is encoded by the coding sequence ATGACCTCCACGAGCCCCGGGGATCCCAAAGACCCTACGGACCCCGCTCCCCGCACCCTCACCGCCCGTCTCGCACCCCTCCTCCCCACCCGCCTGGTCGCCGCCACCGCCCGCGCCGTCTACCCCCGCTTCGAACCCGAACTCGCCCGCCTGACCGACCTGTTGCCGACCGACTGCGGCACGGCGGTCGACGTCGGCGGCTGGTACGGCCCCTGGACCCACCGCCTCTGGAGACACGCGCGCGAGGTGGTCACCGTAGAACCGGTCCCGCACCTGGCGCGGCTCCTCGCGGCCGCCGCCCCCGCGCACGCCCGGGTGATCCCGGCCGCCGCCTCCGACCGCCCCGGCACCGCCCGGCTGTGGCTGCCGCCGGACGACGAGGGTGACCGGGGGGTGTCGTCGCTGGTGCGCCGGGACATCCACGCGCGCGCCGTGCACGTCCAGTGCGTCACGCTCGACGGGCTGGGCCTGCGGGAGGTCGGTTTCATCAAGATCGACGTCGACGGCAGCGAACTGGCCGTCCTGCACGGCGCGACCGGCCTGCTGACCCGCGACCGCCCCGCGCTCTTCGTCGAACTCGAGTCCCGTATCCAGCCGATCGCCCCGGTGGTGCGGTATCTGTCGCTGCTCGGCTACGAGGGCTGGGTCCTCCCGGACCGGAACAGGGACTGGGTCCGGCTCGCGGACTTCCCGCTGGAGAAGCATCAGGCCCGCAACTTGTACGTCGTCTCCCAGGGGCTGCTGCGCCGGGTGCTGCCCTTCTCCCGCGGCCCCCGCTACGTCAACTCGGTGCTCTTCCTCGCCGACGGCCGCACCCCCGGCGTCAGACCCGGTGTCAGGCCCGATGTCAGTGCCGTGCGCGACGATGGATCGCATGCCCGAAGCGAACCGTCCAGCCCGCCCCTTCAGCCCCCTCGACTTCCAACTCGTCCTGCTGCGCCGTATGGCGGACCACAACCCGGACCTGGTCGAGAACGCCCGTCATGA
- a CDS encoding MerR family transcriptional regulator, whose product MKGTDMLTIGAFARACRLSPKALRLYDELELLRPARVDPDSGYRYYAVAQLERARLVAWLRRLGMPLAGIREVCALEPAAAAREIRAYWARVEADTAVRRDLAGFLVDHLAAVSAVPGKDTTMLELRYAAHSDRGRVRPSNQDTAYAGTRLLAVADGFGPAGAPASGAAVEALRFLDTEEVPAGNVLNLLEEAVRGATEAVRDVADPGENGTTLTALLWTGSKLALVHIGDSRAYLLRDSGLFRITHDHSVVQSLIDEGRLTPEEADSHPQRAMLLKALTTGTPDLKLHDTRRGDRYLLCSDGLTAVVPEHRIRELLTASPDPEKAVRSLVDAANEAGGPDNVSCVVADVV is encoded by the coding sequence ATGAAGGGCACGGACATGCTGACGATCGGGGCCTTCGCGCGGGCGTGCAGGCTGTCGCCGAAGGCGTTGCGGCTGTACGACGAGCTGGAGCTGCTGCGGCCGGCGCGGGTGGATCCCGACAGCGGATACCGGTACTACGCGGTGGCACAGCTGGAGCGGGCGCGGCTGGTCGCGTGGCTCCGGCGGCTGGGCATGCCGCTGGCCGGGATCCGTGAGGTGTGTGCTCTCGAACCGGCCGCCGCCGCCCGCGAGATCCGCGCCTACTGGGCCCGGGTCGAGGCGGATACGGCGGTGCGGCGGGATCTCGCCGGGTTCCTCGTCGACCATCTCGCGGCCGTGTCGGCCGTACCGGGAAAGGACACCACCATGCTGGAACTGCGTTATGCCGCCCACTCGGACCGCGGCCGGGTCCGCCCCTCCAACCAGGACACCGCGTACGCGGGCACGCGGCTGCTCGCGGTCGCCGACGGCTTCGGCCCGGCGGGCGCGCCCGCGAGCGGCGCGGCGGTGGAGGCGCTGCGCTTCCTGGACACCGAGGAGGTACCGGCGGGCAATGTGCTCAACCTGTTGGAGGAGGCGGTGCGGGGTGCCACCGAGGCGGTCCGTGACGTGGCCGATCCCGGCGAGAACGGCACGACCCTGACCGCGCTGCTGTGGACGGGCTCGAAGCTGGCGCTCGTGCACATCGGGGACTCGCGCGCGTATCTGCTGCGCGACAGCGGGCTGTTCCGGATCACGCACGACCACTCGGTCGTCCAGTCGCTGATCGACGAGGGCCGGCTGACACCGGAGGAGGCCGACTCGCACCCCCAACGCGCCATGCTCCTCAAGGCGTTGACGACCGGTACCCCCGACCTCAAACTCCACGACACCCGCCGAGGCGACCGCTACCTCCTGTGCTCGGACGGCCTGACCGCGGTCGTCCCGGAGCACCGGATCCGCGAACTCCTCACCGCGAGCCCGGACCCGGAGAAGGCGGTACGGTCCCTGGTCGACGCGGCGAACGAGGCCGGGGGTCCGGACAACGTCAGCTGTGTGGTGGCGGACGTGGTGTAG
- a CDS encoding acyl-CoA synthetase, which produces MSTLFPALTNPGEQPALRFGDRSLTYAELGAAADALAARCAGTGRVAVWATPSLETAVAVIAVLRAGVAAVPLNPKSGEKELGHILTDSAPTLVLAAPGDELPSPLRHLERVDVDVRGAGVDAPDVSPDDEDPALVVYTSGTTGPPKGAVIPRRAIATTLDALADAWEWTGDDVLVHGLPLFHVHGLVLGILGPLRRGGSVRHLGRFSTEGVARELNDGATMMFGVPTMYHRIAETLPDDPELVKSLGRARLLVSGSAALPVHDHERITSATGRRVIERYGMTETLMNTSVRADGEPRAGTVGVPLPGVELRLVEEDGTPLPSYDGESVGEIQVRGPNLFTEYLNRPDATAAAFTADGWFRTGDMAVRDPDGYVRIVGRKATDLIKSGGYKIGAGEIENALLEHPGVREAAVTGELDPDLGERVVAWIVPSDPQSPPQLAELADHVASRLAPHKRPRVVHHITELPRNDMGKILKRSLTHD; this is translated from the coding sequence GTGTCCACCCTCTTCCCGGCCCTGACCAACCCGGGCGAGCAGCCCGCTCTCCGGTTCGGCGACCGGTCCCTGACCTACGCGGAGCTGGGCGCGGCGGCGGACGCCCTCGCGGCCCGGTGCGCGGGTACCGGCCGGGTCGCCGTCTGGGCCACCCCCTCGCTGGAGACGGCCGTCGCCGTGATCGCCGTACTGCGGGCGGGAGTCGCGGCCGTCCCCCTCAACCCGAAGTCGGGTGAGAAGGAACTCGGCCACATCCTGACGGACAGCGCCCCGACGCTGGTCCTGGCGGCCCCGGGCGACGAACTCCCTTCTCCGCTACGGCACTTGGAGCGCGTAGACGTCGATGTGCGGGGTGCCGGGGTGGACGCTCCGGACGTCTCCCCCGACGACGAGGACCCGGCGCTCGTCGTCTACACCTCCGGCACCACCGGCCCGCCCAAGGGCGCCGTCATCCCGCGCCGGGCGATCGCCACCACGCTGGACGCCCTCGCGGACGCCTGGGAGTGGACCGGCGACGACGTCCTCGTGCACGGGCTGCCGTTGTTCCACGTACACGGCCTGGTGCTGGGCATCCTGGGCCCGCTGCGGCGCGGCGGATCGGTGCGTCACCTCGGCAGGTTCAGCACGGAGGGCGTGGCACGGGAGTTGAACGACGGCGCGACCATGATGTTCGGCGTCCCGACGATGTACCACCGCATCGCCGAGACCCTCCCGGACGACCCCGAACTGGTCAAGTCCCTCGGCCGCGCACGCCTGTTGGTCTCCGGCTCGGCCGCGCTCCCGGTCCACGACCACGAACGCATCACGTCGGCGACCGGCCGCCGCGTCATCGAGCGCTACGGCATGACGGAGACCCTGATGAACACCAGCGTCCGGGCGGACGGCGAACCGCGCGCGGGAACGGTCGGAGTCCCGCTGCCCGGCGTGGAGTTGCGCCTGGTCGAGGAGGACGGCACGCCCCTCCCCTCCTACGACGGTGAGAGCGTCGGCGAGATCCAGGTGCGCGGCCCGAACCTCTTCACCGAGTACCTCAACCGGCCCGACGCAACCGCCGCCGCCTTCACCGCCGACGGCTGGTTCCGCACCGGCGACATGGCCGTGCGCGACCCCGACGGCTACGTCAGGATCGTCGGCCGCAAGGCCACCGACCTGATCAAGAGCGGGGGTTACAAGATCGGCGCGGGCGAGATCGAGAACGCCCTCCTCGAACACCCCGGAGTCCGCGAGGCCGCCGTCACCGGCGAACTGGACCCCGACCTGGGCGAGCGGGTCGTGGCCTGGATCGTGCCGAGCGACCCCCAATCCCCGCCACAGCTCGCCGAGTTGGCCGACCATGTGGCGAGCCGCCTCGCCCCGCACAAGCGCCCTCGCGTCGTCCACCACATCACGGAACTCCCCCGCAACGACATGGGGAAGATCCTGAAGCGCTCCCTGACCCATGACTGA
- a CDS encoding carboxyl transferase domain-containing protein, with product MTERHSARETLSLVTDDTTFTELPYPARESKPDGPLAWQGYDASRARAADRTGESESVICGTATVSGTQAVLIAFEFGYLGGSLGERTGDRLEAAYTYAREHRLPVVPLVATGGSRMQEGMIALTQLQRVARQSALTREAGLPQIAVLRDPTTGGGWATLGAGADVILALPGAQVGFAGSRVRPPDADPTAYTAEAQVAAGAADAVVEPGQLKETLGRWLRLLATPWAGQAPVPAALDRSARHTPASPSATARDTVRDSGPARHAEAGLPGTGRDAEQLDRSAQRTAADPPVPAREAVQRVAADLPATGWEAVLRARSPQRPRAESYLDAYFTHRLAISGDRCGGVDAGMLCGFGEREGRTVAYAAQAGTATRPAGYRTAARLIRLAERLGIPVLTLVDTPGAANDAEAERQGAGAAIADLFGAVAAARTPLTTLLIGEGGSGGALALAAPGNTWATPDSYFSVIAPESAAAILKRPPEETEATADQLRIRPQDLAELGVIRTRPV from the coding sequence ATGACTGAGCGCCACTCGGCCCGCGAGACCCTGTCCCTCGTCACGGACGACACCACCTTCACCGAACTCCCTTACCCGGCACGGGAGTCCAAGCCGGACGGCCCCCTCGCCTGGCAGGGCTACGACGCCTCGCGCGCCCGCGCCGCCGACCGCACGGGCGAGTCGGAGTCGGTGATCTGCGGCACGGCGACGGTGTCGGGAACGCAAGCGGTACTCATCGCCTTCGAGTTCGGCTACCTCGGCGGCTCGCTCGGCGAACGCACCGGGGACCGCCTCGAAGCGGCGTACACGTACGCCCGTGAGCACCGGTTGCCGGTCGTGCCGTTGGTCGCCACCGGGGGCAGCCGGATGCAGGAGGGCATGATCGCCCTCACCCAACTCCAGCGCGTGGCACGCCAGTCGGCGCTCACGAGGGAGGCCGGCCTTCCCCAGATCGCGGTACTGCGCGACCCGACCACGGGCGGCGGCTGGGCCACGCTCGGCGCGGGCGCCGATGTGATCCTGGCCCTGCCCGGCGCCCAGGTCGGCTTCGCGGGCTCCCGCGTTCGGCCCCCGGACGCGGACCCTACGGCGTACACGGCGGAGGCCCAGGTGGCGGCGGGGGCGGCCGACGCGGTCGTAGAACCGGGGCAGTTGAAGGAAACCCTGGGGAGGTGGCTGCGGCTGCTGGCCACGCCGTGGGCGGGACAGGCGCCGGTGCCTGCGGCGCTCGACCGGTCGGCTCGGCACACCCCGGCCAGTCCATCGGCGACCGCGCGAGACACGGTGCGGGACTCCGGACCGGCCCGGCACGCCGAGGCCGGCCTCCCGGGGACCGGGCGGGACGCGGAGCAGCTCGACCGGTCGGCTCAGCGCACTGCGGCCGATCCGCCAGTGCCCGCGCGAGAGGCCGTGCAGCGCGTCGCGGCCGACCTCCCGGCCACCGGATGGGAAGCCGTGCTGCGTGCCCGGTCCCCTCAACGCCCGCGCGCCGAGAGCTACTTGGATGCCTACTTCACTCACCGGCTCGCGATCAGCGGTGATCGGTGCGGGGGTGTCGACGCGGGCATGTTGTGCGGGTTCGGGGAGCGGGAGGGGCGGACGGTCGCGTATGCCGCGCAGGCCGGGACGGCTACCCGGCCCGCTGGTTATCGCACCGCCGCGAGGTTGATCCGGCTCGCGGAGCGGCTTGGCATTCCGGTGTTGACGTTGGTCGATACGCCGGGTGCGGCGAACGACGCCGAGGCGGAACGGCAGGGCGCGGGGGCCGCGATCGCGGACCTGTTCGGCGCGGTGGCGGCCGCCCGGACTCCGCTGACCACTCTGCTGATCGGCGAGGGCGGTTCCGGCGGTGCGCTGGCGCTGGCCGCGCCGGGCAACACCTGGGCCACACCGGACAGTTACTTCTCGGTGATCGCCCCGGAGTCTGCCGCCGCGATCCTGAAGCGGCCGCCGGAGGAGACGGAGGCGACCGCTGACCAACTCCGTATCCGGCCGCAGGACTTGGCGGAGTTGGGCGTCATCCGGACGCGGCCTGTTTGA
- a CDS encoding S8 family serine peptidase: MSRGRRGPVRRGAVLLSAGLVVALLPATQAHAAPGAPTAAAPTASPTRTVTLVTGDKVTVTDLAGGRKTVSVERPQGATGAVRTQLANGDITVLPDEALPYLRAGTLDRRLFDVSELLRQGLADRTTDELPLIVTYDKGAQAVTPRDAERTRTLASVRGAAVDADKGRGFWSAFTRQGGVRKVWLDGRVTADMAESNAQIGTAHAWEAGLTGKGVTVAVLDTGVDLSHPDLAQRVSVTKSFIDGEDVADRNGHGTHVTSTVGGSGAASAGQEKGVAPDATLAVGKVLSDQGSGSESQIIAGMEWAARDVHAKVVSMSLGSTEPSDGTDPMAQAVNTLSQETGALFVIAAGNTGTPSSIGSPGAADSALTVGAVDANDQAAYFTSAGPRYGDNALKPDLSAPGVDILAARSQLVDGSGYYTSMSGTSMATPHVAGVAALLAQEHPDWTGARLKDALMSTSKQLDASVYELGTGRVNVPDAVDARVTATGSADLGFYSWPYDANKPVTRTLTYANASDAAVQLSLAVQGAPAGVATLADSTLTVPAHGTASTTVTGDGAKAEVGNTSGRIVASAAGTPVAHTAFGLVKEEERYTLTVHVKDRDGAATAADLVVQRLAQGYDPYPEAVGDSGTLKLRLQPGTYSLTSFLDVRGSHGADSLGLGFLAAPQITLDRDREVTLDGRRLREVRAKVQQRTETRQLIMEYDRNANGSDLFDAVQVPVTYDSVFAAPTDKVTQGSFEYRTVWRLGKPLLEVKGVGEAVAQSGGTLIEGHSRLPLVDVGDGPITGAVRGRAVLAHLADGDGDGADPVALAQAAQDAGAKALFVTDDVAGRLSAWWGADDGSDRPLQIASVNAADAARLRAAKTVDMTGTLNTPYTYDLSAGHQGAIPDADLTYAPSRSQLAVLETKFHAVKPVSGGEFRYSITDAFPIGLGFRERIDYPAERTDYVSTGPGQRWSESVTVGDGTLEERSGLVQYTGGTHRTLEWFKPVWHPWLGTGLGWGQQRSGNQLQFNTPGWGDSGPDHTGFGDAWSADSGMTQTTEVYRDGTLVDRRTSSGAYDWDAPADEHTYKVVTDTALDPDRWKLSTRGHAEWTFNSSATPADRWTFLPLLNLAFDVDTDLAGDVRGGGRVPVGISASYVVGAPDTGTIVGGTLQVSYDDGKSWRTVKLTGGHASWRGTLTVPRDAQYISLRASASDDQGGSVRQEIVRAVGVR; the protein is encoded by the coding sequence ATGAGCAGAGGACGCAGAGGACCAGTCAGACGCGGGGCGGTACTGCTGTCGGCCGGGCTCGTGGTCGCGCTGCTGCCGGCCACCCAGGCACACGCGGCTCCGGGCGCTCCTACGGCGGCCGCCCCCACCGCGAGCCCCACCCGTACCGTCACCCTCGTCACCGGCGACAAGGTCACCGTCACCGACCTCGCGGGCGGCCGGAAGACCGTGAGCGTCGAACGCCCCCAGGGCGCCACCGGAGCCGTCCGCACCCAGCTGGCCAACGGCGACATCACCGTCCTACCGGACGAGGCGCTCCCCTACCTGCGGGCGGGCACCCTCGACCGGCGGCTCTTCGACGTGAGCGAGCTGCTACGGCAGGGGCTCGCCGACCGGACGACCGACGAGCTGCCGCTGATCGTGACGTACGACAAGGGGGCACAGGCCGTGACCCCGCGCGACGCCGAGCGGACACGGACGCTCGCGAGTGTGCGCGGGGCCGCCGTCGACGCGGACAAGGGGCGCGGGTTCTGGAGCGCGTTCACCCGGCAAGGCGGGGTGCGGAAGGTCTGGCTGGACGGGCGGGTCACCGCCGACATGGCCGAGAGCAACGCGCAGATCGGTACGGCGCACGCCTGGGAGGCCGGGCTGACCGGCAAGGGCGTCACAGTCGCCGTACTGGACACGGGAGTTGACCTCTCCCACCCCGACCTCGCCCAGCGCGTCTCCGTCACCAAGAGCTTCATCGACGGCGAGGACGTGGCCGACCGCAACGGACACGGCACGCACGTCACCTCCACCGTCGGCGGCAGCGGAGCCGCGTCCGCCGGACAGGAGAAGGGAGTTGCCCCGGACGCCACCCTCGCCGTGGGCAAGGTGCTCAGCGACCAGGGGTCCGGGAGCGAGTCGCAGATCATCGCCGGGATGGAGTGGGCCGCGCGGGACGTGCACGCCAAGGTCGTGTCCATGAGCCTCGGTTCGACCGAACCCAGCGACGGCACCGACCCCATGGCCCAAGCCGTGAACACCCTGTCCCAGGAAACCGGCGCCCTCTTCGTGATCGCCGCCGGCAACACCGGCACCCCCTCCTCCATCGGCTCACCCGGCGCCGCCGACTCCGCGCTCACCGTCGGCGCCGTCGACGCGAACGACCAGGCCGCCTATTTCACCAGCGCGGGACCCCGCTACGGCGACAACGCCCTCAAGCCCGACCTCTCCGCCCCCGGCGTCGACATCCTCGCCGCCCGCTCTCAACTCGTGGACGGCAGTGGGTACTACACCTCCATGAGCGGTACGTCGATGGCGACACCGCATGTGGCCGGGGTGGCCGCGCTGCTCGCCCAGGAGCATCCCGACTGGACCGGCGCGCGGCTCAAGGACGCGTTGATGTCCACGTCCAAGCAACTCGACGCGTCCGTCTATGAGTTGGGGACGGGGCGGGTGAACGTGCCCGATGCGGTCGACGCCCGTGTCACCGCCACCGGCAGCGCCGACCTAGGCTTCTACAGCTGGCCGTACGACGCGAACAAGCCGGTCACCAGGACCCTCACCTACGCCAACGCATCCGACGCGGCGGTCCAGTTGAGCCTCGCCGTACAGGGCGCCCCGGCCGGTGTCGCCACCCTCGCCGACTCCACCCTCACCGTGCCCGCGCACGGCACCGCCTCCACCACCGTGACCGGCGACGGCGCGAAGGCCGAGGTCGGCAACACCAGCGGGCGGATCGTCGCCTCCGCCGCCGGAACTCCCGTGGCCCACACAGCATTCGGGCTGGTCAAGGAGGAGGAGCGGTACACGCTCACCGTCCACGTGAAGGACCGGGACGGGGCTGCCACGGCCGCCGACCTGGTGGTGCAGCGGCTGGCGCAGGGCTACGACCCCTACCCGGAGGCGGTCGGCGACTCAGGGACGCTCAAGCTCCGCCTCCAGCCCGGGACTTACAGCCTGACCTCCTTCCTCGACGTGCGCGGCAGCCACGGTGCCGACTCGCTCGGGCTCGGTTTCCTCGCGGCGCCCCAGATCACCCTCGACCGGGACCGTGAGGTCACCCTGGACGGGCGGCGGCTCAGGGAGGTCCGCGCGAAGGTCCAACAGCGCACGGAGACACGGCAGTTGATCATGGAGTACGACCGGAACGCGAACGGCTCCGATCTCTTCGACGCCGTTCAGGTGCCGGTGACGTACGACAGCGTGTTCGCGGCCCCCACGGACAAGGTCACCCAAGGCAGCTTCGAGTACCGGACCGTGTGGCGGCTCGGGAAGCCGCTGTTGGAGGTCAAGGGGGTCGGTGAGGCCGTCGCGCAGTCGGGCGGCACGTTGATCGAGGGGCACAGTCGGCTGCCGTTGGTGGATGTGGGGGACGGTCCCATCACCGGTGCGGTCCGGGGACGCGCGGTGCTCGCCCACCTTGCCGACGGTGATGGCGACGGCGCCGATCCGGTCGCGCTCGCGCAGGCCGCCCAAGACGCGGGCGCCAAGGCGTTGTTCGTGACGGACGACGTGGCCGGACGGCTCAGTGCCTGGTGGGGTGCGGACGACGGTTCCGACCGTCCGCTGCAGATCGCCTCGGTGAACGCGGCCGACGCGGCACGGCTGCGGGCGGCGAAGACGGTCGACATGACCGGGACGCTCAACACGCCCTACACGTACGACCTTTCGGCCGGACACCAGGGCGCGATCCCGGACGCCGATCTGACCTACGCGCCCAGCCGCAGTCAACTCGCCGTCCTGGAAACGAAGTTCCATGCGGTGAAGCCGGTGAGCGGCGGGGAGTTCCGTTACTCGATCACCGATGCCTTCCCCATCGGGCTCGGTTTCCGGGAGCGGATCGACTATCCGGCCGAGCGGACGGACTACGTGTCGACCGGTCCCGGGCAGCGGTGGTCGGAGTCCGTGACGGTCGGGGACGGCACGCTGGAGGAACGCAGCGGGCTGGTCCAGTACACGGGCGGGACGCATCGCACCCTCGAGTGGTTCAAGCCGGTGTGGCATCCATGGCTCGGCACCGGGCTCGGCTGGGGACAGCAACGGTCGGGAAACCAGCTGCAGTTCAACACTCCAGGCTGGGGCGACTCCGGGCCCGACCACACCGGATTCGGCGATGCGTGGAGCGCGGACAGCGGCATGACGCAGACCACCGAGGTGTACCGGGACGGCACCCTGGTCGACCGGCGCACCAGCTCCGGTGCCTACGACTGGGACGCGCCCGCCGACGAGCACACCTACAAGGTCGTCACCGACACCGCCCTCGACCCCGACCGCTGGAAACTCTCCACCCGGGGTCACGCCGAGTGGACCTTCAACTCGTCGGCCACGCCCGCCGATCGATGGACCTTCCTGCCCCTCCTCAACCTCGCCTTCGACGTCGACACCGACCTCGCGGGCGATGTCCGGGGCGGCGGCCGGGTACCGGTCGGGATCAGCGCCTCGTACGTGGTGGGCGCGCCGGACACCGGGACGATCGTCGGCGGCACGCTCCAAGTGTCGTACGACGACGGGAAGTCGTGGCGGACGGTGAAGCTCACCGGCGGCCACGCGTCATGGCGCGGCACCCTCACCGTGCCCCGGGACGCTCAGTACATCTCGCTGCGGGCCTCGGCGAGTGACGACCAGGGTGGTTCGGTGCGGCAGGAGATAGTCCGGGCGGTGGGAGTCCGGTAA
- a CDS encoding rod shape-determining protein: MTVSLEQLRRCHFAVDLGAARTRVYVKGAGLVVDQPSAAAVNTRTGALIAVGEFAEKMTGRTPDYIRVVRPVSGGTVVDIEMAQRMLRHLIGDKVRRALRRKPRLRAAACTPHDADPLAQRAAIETLVGLGARRVELVDTLIAAAVGCGLPVERPEATMIMVCGAAATQVAVLSLGSIVTAERIPVGGEAVDHAIVQHLRHEHELMLPSQSVRPLQLALSGNGLTPHGPTTTEIHGRDVASGLARSVRVDTAAVRDAIETPLTAVLDGIGRVLRNCPPDLVADLADRGIMMVGGSALLPGFDQMLRAATGMPVHIAERPDVCAVQGLGYMLEGKIEPLVLDPLATT, from the coding sequence ATGACCGTCAGTCTGGAGCAGTTGCGACGCTGCCATTTCGCCGTCGACCTGGGTGCCGCCCGTACCCGTGTCTACGTCAAGGGCGCCGGGCTCGTCGTCGACCAGCCGTCCGCCGCCGCCGTGAACACCCGGACCGGCGCGCTGATCGCCGTAGGAGAGTTCGCGGAGAAGATGACGGGCCGTACGCCCGACTACATCCGGGTGGTCCGGCCGGTGTCCGGCGGGACCGTCGTCGACATCGAGATGGCGCAGCGCATGCTGCGGCACCTGATCGGCGACAAGGTGCGCCGCGCGCTGCGCCGCAAGCCCCGGCTGCGGGCCGCCGCCTGCACCCCGCACGACGCAGATCCGCTGGCACAGCGGGCCGCGATCGAGACGCTGGTCGGGCTCGGCGCGCGCCGGGTGGAGCTGGTCGACACGCTGATCGCCGCCGCCGTCGGCTGCGGACTGCCCGTCGAGCGGCCCGAGGCGACCATGATCATGGTGTGCGGGGCGGCCGCGACGCAGGTCGCCGTGCTCTCCCTCGGCTCCATCGTCACCGCCGAGCGCATCCCGGTGGGTGGTGAGGCGGTGGACCACGCGATCGTCCAACACCTGCGCCACGAGCACGAGTTGATGCTGCCGAGCCAGTCCGTACGACCGCTGCAGCTGGCCCTGTCCGGCAACGGTCTCACCCCGCACGGCCCGACCACCACCGAGATCCACGGGCGGGACGTGGCGAGCGGCCTCGCGCGGTCCGTACGGGTCGACACCGCGGCCGTACGGGACGCGATCGAGACCCCGCTGACCGCCGTGCTCGACGGGATCGGCCGGGTACTGCGCAACTGCCCGCCCGACCTGGTGGCCGACCTCGCGGACCGCGGGATCATGATGGTCGGCGGCAGCGCGCTGCTCCCCGGCTTCGACCAGATGCTGCGCGCGGCGACCGGGATGCCGGTGCACATCGCCGAGCGGCCGGACGTGTGTGCCGTACAGGGCCTGGGTTACATGCTGGAGGGCAAGATCGAGCCGCTGGTCCTGGACCCGCTGGCCACCACCTGA